The segment TAAATTTTTAGTTCAAAAGTATGCGGTTGAAAAATCCCTAGATTACTTAAATAGTGACCTGAAAATTCAGTGCGAGCGACTGCTATTTGTTCGTGGATGATATTCTACAGATTTAAACCGTCAAAAACCTTAAAAGCTTTAATCGCCATGTATTTGTCCTGCACTAACAATATGTCTTTGTCAAACGAAGGGATGGCAGTGGCAGATAGCTTTCAATCCATGTGGATTTCTTGCCACCTTACAACATTTCTCTCGTTTCTGTGTTATTGCTTAATTTTTGTGATTGAAGAGTGGACCACATGAATTGTTACAGTTTTGACTGTTGCAGCTCCAGTTACTTTCACTTTTTAATGTACTCTGATGTTTTCTAGTGTGAGAGTTCATAGTGTCTTTATTTGTGTTCATTTATACACAATTTATTTTGTATAATATTGTCGTAATAGTGAAATTTGCATATTCGAGTCATTTAGTTTTGTAAATTTATTTGGGTTTTATAACAAATCTAAATTCGTTTAGCTTTTTAATACGAGAGCATGAGTCATAGGTTGAACCTCTTCAACTAAAAGTCAAGGACTGATGGGTATCTATTTAACCAAATTCAATAGGGACACGATcccaacctcatcccttatgatgttggagccttgcactcaacaagacttgatctgtGATGGGCTTATTTAGAACCTTTTTAATTCACCAATAGACCAAGGGCCTATTGATAAATTGCTATAATTTTGACTATTGCATCTTTTGTCACTCTTACTTTTGACGTACTCTTATGCCTTCTAATGTGAGAGGAGTTGAAATGTATGTTTATTTAATCCGTGTTCACTTATACATAAAGTTCTATATATAAACATGATATAATACTATTATAATGATGAAATTTGCATGCCCATGCAATTTAATTCTATATTTATTTTGAGGAATCGTCATGGTTTTGACTATTGTATCTTCTATTTAACTCTCACTTCATAATGTGCTCTCAAGTCTTTTACTATGAGAGGAGTTCAATGTGTGTTATTTTTATTTGTGTTGGCTTGTACACAAGGTTTTGTGTATAAACATAATACTATTGTTACAACGATGAAATTTTCATATACATGTCACTTAGTTTTGTGTTTATTTTGAAGAAATGTATTGATATATCTATATTGTAATGAATGTTATTTTGAAGTAAATACATTGATATATTTATATTGTaataaatgatattattatttttaagcTGGATTCATTCCTCTAGCTTTGTATTCATTAATATACACACATATCCCTAAGCATTTAGTCCCACCTTATCCTTATTGGTGTAATGAGGTTTTCTACCTATTGGGTTTTCTTTTAAGGCCTTTTCACATTAGTCAAGTTTACTTAGATCATTTACCTTTTATATTTCAAGTCATAAGATTAACACTCGTGCGCACAcacactgtgtgtgtgtgtgtgtgtgtgtgtgtgtacactcACACACCTTAATCCTTTTATAATCATCAATATATATAGAAGGACTAGTTTATATTTTCTTAGATATAGTTCTAAGGACTATTGCATATAAATGTATGGGCATTCTCTATCTTATTTAGAACTCTCTAAACCATATCATTCTTTATATCTTTCTCTAGCTACAATAAATTATGGAAGAAGACTTGCCTTCCCTCAAGATTTAACACTTATATAAAAATCTCTTAGCCACGAGGCCTCTAATCTTGGATCCTTTAACATCAAAATATTAGCCAATGAAGATATATTTTACATCCTTGTTCTCAAAATTTGACCACTTCACCCTAGGTACATGTGTGTATGTCTCATAATCAACAACTCAATGATTTCTCAATGAGGACTTTTATCCTAAACACATCTTCATAGGTGCCTTATCAACAGACATATAAAAGATTTGATAACTAGGTAACAAGCCATGACACTCCTTCTACCCAAGAATTTTGTTCTAGGACAACCTTGTTGagtatactcctagccttctccattaatAACATGTTCATTCTATTTACAACTCTATTTTGTTGATGGGTGTATAGATTTGTCTCATGTGTTTCTATCTTATGATCCTTAAACAATCAAAATTAACTAAGCAAAAATTCAaaaccattatcaatcctcaaaatCTTAATCTTCCTAATAGTTTTTTTCTCTATAGGAGTCTTAAACCCTTTAAAATTATTGAAGAGATCATATTAATTTCTAAGTATACACTAGCCCttctataatcatcaataaaaaacATAATATACCACATTTATAAATCAAAAGAGTATTAATGTGATCAAATTATATGTCcagataaattaaatttaatacGCCAAAATATTTATGAGAACTAGATTAAAACTAAACATGATATTAAATCTGAACACATATACATCATTCATAGAAAGAAAACTCAAGATTACAATAATTTAACCCTTCAACATGGTTACAATTATTTTCTAGTATCCTTAAACCCTTTTCACCTATATGAGtcagataactttaagaaaccaactctctctctctctctctctctctctctctctctctctctctctctctctctctctctctctctctctctctctctctctctctctctctctctctctctctctctctctctctctctctctctatatatatatatatatatatatataatcgtggtgaatctttcattttttggaaaatataattaatttctattggtgaatctttcttttttttcaaaacaaatattagttttattggcgaattttttagatcacaaaaaaattgtagaaaatcttagcaaatattaaaaaataatagtaaAATGCATTAGTTACCATGGTGAATCCTTCcatttaaaagaattttttttataataaagtaGAGGCTTAAAGGTGGAAATCATTGATGAGTTCAAGCGCTGGACTCTATAATATTTTATTGAGCtaccattaattttttttaaatctaatagTCCTCATTATATTCTATGAGATGAAATGTACCCACAATTTTTAATGCTCATGGGGCCCAATATTtattttagaccattgatttctattaagaaaagcaattcaaaaccaATTTTAGCCCCCATGAGCATTAAAAATTGTAGGTAAATTTTACCTCATGGGATATTTTTAGTACCATTAAATTACATTTTAAATTAATTACCTGACAACTAATGATTGGTTATATGGTACTAAAGTAACTGATAATTATGATTTATTGTTGAAAAATTAGTTACTATTTCtacaattatttataaaatttagGGGAATATGATCTAATCATGTATCAACCATTGTGGAAAATTTTTGAGTTAAAAAGtttgattaaataaatactctAGTGATTTAAATAAGAcaacaaaattttgtaaaaatgtggcgatttaggtCACCTTTAATCTTGACCTATtagccaaatatatatatatatatatatatatatatatatatatatatatatatatatatatatatatatatatatatatatatatatatatatatatatatatatatatatattatttcagtcatttctaaaagaattctcatggaatcatagatggttaactttggtgggtaaaattgttctcatcaagtctgttttgaatgttgttcccatatatctcatgtttgttttgaagtctccaaaagcaactattattagtttacaggatactcttagagattttctttggaacaataataaagatggcaagaagaaactccctttagttgcatgggataaggtatgtttgcctaaggaacttgggggaacaggaattcggagtctggagaatcaaaatttagccttaggtgctaagttggtttggaaattatatgacaagcctagctccttatgggcacaaattatgtttccaaatatttaaataatggaccgagagagtacatttttaaagtctcaaatttgccttcgggttctgctatttggaatttcctttgtaaatgtagatcagttagtttgcctcatctctcatggattgttcataatggtagaaaggtcagattttgagatgaagtatggaatggacacacacctctgatgaatattagggattggtctcctctaatcactattctttcctccctttggggtgtttttgtagcagattattttgaaattgtgactagtggaccccttaagctagctagatggaagtcgattgatctcttagatgttgatcaaagtatgaaattagattttgagaagattttgggggatataattttatttctttctgattctgaggatgaacttatttggacaaagaatatttctagtaagtacactgttaaagatggttacaactctcttatggttgctaaagatttatcatcctggccttataagtttttttggcatttgaattgtcttcctaaagctagagcctttgcttggttggcagtttgGGATAGAGTGCTTACAAGTATGAGAttggacaggcttggtattactattgttttcccttgtgtcctttatAACAAAAaaatggaatcttcttcacacctgttcctacattgtgattatgcttatgaatgttggtagtggttgtttgagaagttaaatatatcctttgttattggtaaggatctcatttccccttttagatcttggccctttatgtttgcctcatctttttatgcatgtctttggatcatatctccatctattgtgatttggaatgtttggctagagaggaataataggatatttaaaaaaacaagtttgtctgtgtctgaggttctattaaaaattgagtcttcaatctctgaggttgctttgtcgtttatttataagaatttagaaaatcttacttcttttttgcactgggataatagagttactagagtttggaagatgctgtcggttttaccctctcatggttcaattttaaaaaagaatgatgcaataggtaagagatgctctgctagatggaaacctcctccgcatgggactttaaactgaattttgatggggcctctcatggtaaccttgggccggctggggtaggcatggtaatttatgatcacaatgcaaattttattcgagctaagtgtcatgctattggttttaaaactaacaattatgtggcatttcatgctttgtcttttggattggatatggcaatctctttgggaattaaggacttaataattgaaggtgattataTGGTGATTAtttaatgtgttatgaaaaagaaattaaattgtTGAAATTTGcaatatatacttgatctcattttacaaaaaatagaattgtttgaatctttcttgttatcccattgttacaaagaagttaataagattgcggattatttggcaaatttagccattaatagcaatgctaatcagcaagagatgggttttgaggaaattccttctagggtatgggaaggtttgtagcaataattatgtgattttcttgagtaatgttaatgtaaaattttatgatgataattattcccactttcccatttcatttcaagcattcatgttcattgtctggaggagagttcgagctcatggtatttgatacaatagtgtttttccaaaggttttttgatactttcttttttcgcaggaaggtttttggctcatgggatttggcacagggctttggaaaattttgtctttttCCATTGATcgcagctgtggagtctacatttgaaaattatccgatgggctctatgtaaaactgatattatatgtgttgtgaccgcattttgtatgtggttttgggtgggtgtataaactgatatgttagatactataggtttattttatgagttgtgactgaaggttttcttcccaaggttctttcctccgatatgctctttgaatcctatgtaaaaaaataaaaaatattaataaatttttttagtggaataatccacttttattgaaaaaaaataaaataaaattgaagaaCCAGTGCTAATTGTAATAAAATGTCAATCTAAACAGCCTTAGCAATAACTATATTTTCTTTTACCATCTTACACCCTCCACTCTAGATAATAACTCGTGCATCTACATCATTCAATTAAATTGTATGTGAAGTAGGTTCTATATAAAACCATGGATATGCAATACACCATTAATCTCACTCACTCATCCATTAGGAAATCGAATCAAGACTCTAGTATGGCTAACAATCTTCTAATGAAAATAATCTCCAAGGTACACCTTTGCATAGTTATCATATTATTTATGTTTTATAAATAAACCTTGATATGAGGTCATGTAGAAAGAGGAGTTAGAGTCCATCAACCATGCACCTTTTGATGCATGAGTATTCAAGACAATGGGAAAAGAGTCACCTTCATCCTAAGAGGATATTTAAAACTTGTCAATAGAaccttccttttctttctcctcctccgtgtaagttctctttttagatgtCTACCTTTCTCATAATTCTAACATTTCACTTTGACCTTACTAAGTGATTTAGATCTTGTCACGGATGCTATTTTAAACAAATATTTAGTTTATATAGGTAGACTATTAACATTATTTTTCTAAGTAGAATAAATGTAAGTTTAATTATATTCTATTTCATAGTAATAGAATTGTATAAAAAAAACATTAacaacattattatttttatttgaaataaattcactgattatatttttttaagaattttattttgttgttatttTAGGGAAATGGTGGACTATGAGCTCCCAAGTtattaaaacaaaacaaacaaacaaaaaatctcTCACTAACTGGACCATCGagaggaagttaaaagaaaaattatttgttaGCTTTTCATCATTATGGTCATAAGAGAGAGATGTCTGGCATGTTCTTGTGTCTACAAGAGCATTCTTTTGTAAAAAATCAGCCCTTGAATATAAGGCCTTGAAGGGTGAGTTGCATGCTTAACTAGTTCTAAAGTCTCTATTTTGGTGATGGCTTCACATATTGACAAAATGATAGTGAAAATTTTATGGTAGAAAGATGTATAGATATTAGCACAACACTTCGATTGTGGGAGAAAATTGATGATCGAAAAATATTTAAATAGATTTTATAGAACATATCATTTTAGACTCCTTTTTTCTCAATATTGTTTAAAATTGATTAAATCAATTCACATCAATAGACTTCTATGCTTTAAGGACTAAAGGAAGCTAATGGTAGCTTTAGGTACCTTATCTCTTCTATGTGACATGAGAGCTGATGCAATGCAAGATCTATGACATTGTAGAGATGAAAGCAAGTTGAAGGTCTTTCAAccatagaaaattttgaaattgaattggtTCAATAATTCAGGTATCCTGCTATGACACTAAATTCCTTTCAACCTTATAAGGACACAAAAATTGACCTGAAATGCTTTATTTTGTTTACACCTGGTAAACCTGGTAAACTATTAGTGGAAAATGGAACTGAGTCTTTTTCTTCTTTAATATGAATTAGACAAGTTGTCTTTATCTTAGGATGTATCGTAGGCAAAAATAATGTTGGCAAAGCATGTGAATCGACCTTTCAGCTTGAAATGTTTGTTGAAATTGGTCTTCCTTGCATTACATGAAGGTTTCTAAAGCCATTCTCAAATCCATTTCTATGCATATCATTTATATTCCATTAGATCACATTCTTGGAACTATTCTTTCATTTTAAAATAGTTTGCATGTATTTCTAAAACACCCTATCAGCAAATCTAATTCTTGCCTATCATGAAATTATTTATTTCCATGAGATTTACTCTTTCCTCTGAGGCATTCTATCATGTAGTTATGCATTTTTGCAAGGACGTCTACTGGATAAAGATTATGAGAATTGGAGGCGGCAACTAATTTTTGAATTATTGCATGATTTAAATGTTTCTTTTGTTGGTGATTCAGTTTCCAAAAATCAAATAGAAtcttgtttttatttcagtttgtgctaaactatgattcttttgtactCCACTACAATATAAAATATTTAGAAATGTACTCTATTTAAGTTTGTGAAATTGGATCAACTTTGTGTGTTGTTCAATAACCAGAACATGGTAGCACATCTATACATCTTTGCTCTTACATATACACTTAAAACACTCTAGGTGATTTCAATTATCTATCATATCTtaaatgctatatatatatatatatatatatatatatatatatatatatatatatatatatgaatgatggATAAttgatttacaaaatatattatttgttattatatatattcgaattttctcatttaaatatatacatatgtgtaaaGAAGATTAATAATCATGCGCTAAAGAGGATTGTATGATAGGAAGAGTAGTCTATAACATTGTTATTGGTGCAAAGATATTTATAATCTCTCCCTCCATTAAATAGTATTTACATATTTCAAGGAGGATGATACACCATAAAATATAATATGATTCATCTCATTGCATAATGCATAAAGTTTGTTAGCGGATTTTTGTGTCATGAATAAAGGAAATCGGTGTTTCTATGCAAACTTTTGTTGAGAGAGTTTTTTGAAGTGTTTTCTTATGTAGATTATGGTTGTTGTTTTAAAAAGTTGAATAAACTAAAACTTTGACCAATTGTTACACAATTTGTAGGATGAATGGTTCACTGAGATTTAACAATTAGCTCAAGTGGATATGACATCATTTGGATTTTTCATCATGTTAAACTAATTTTTAATAAGAAAGAGACTACCTAAAATAGGTGTTCAATGAAATATTGACAAATATTAAGATGCAAATGCGAATAGTGGAAAGTCCACAtgcaaaataataaatattttattgtctTAATGAGGATGTATTGTTTGATGCATCTATGCATTTTTACAAAACAAATGATTAGGTCCAATTCTACAACAAAAGAATGTTAAATTCACTCTCAATATTGATTGCATGCAATATCTACATATACCAAACTATAGGATCACACAATTCTAATTGTAAACATTTGAATAATGAAGTATTATAATGTGTCAATTAGTAAATGAGTGATTGTGGTGTGTAATTGTTGAATTGAGGCTTGATTGGTCAATGTCAGCCTTTATTGTTGTAAAGAATATAGTGTATGTTGTGTCACTTATTAAAAGAGGAAATCAATCATAGAAAATGTGTTTCAAACCTACAACATTAGTTAATCAATACAAACCACTTAATAATCCCTCCATACAATTTTTCATCCACAAAAATGATATATATGAATTATTGTaacaataaaaaaatgttttgacaaTTGAAAGTTTGTTAGGAAAGGTCATTGAAATGAACAATTAAATaagaagaaattttattttttttaaaagttagttttttttttttttttttaaattctgaaGAGAAGAAAAAATGAAGGTAAATAACATAAAAGATAAATTCAACACACACAATACCTTTACCTAAAACCCTTCTTTCTCCTTAGATTTAGCTGCAGTAGAGTGCACCCTAGCTCCATTTGACTTTCTTCTTTGATGTATAAATGTAGTTGCTTATGAAACCAACAgcacatgatgataagattgatgtgATGAGAGATCATATAGCTAAAATAAGGACATGATAAAGATATGATAATAAATATTAACTAGAAATTTCTACAACATAAGGCTATGGAAAATGATTTAGATATAAAATTGGACAATGTAACATTATGAACATCAACATCAAAAGAAGATGTGTAAATAGTATGGGAGGCCCATATTTTATATAATTTCTAAGGCGCAAAATCAAGGGTTGAGATAGATTGATGATGGATGGCTCATCTTGACTAGGTATTAGAGCTAGGATTAAAGATATAGTCATGTGACACTTGTCACGTGATAGATAAGGTATAGGGTTAGGAGGTGCGTTAGGGAAACGTTCTTATGTGAATGGATGACATGTAGAGGTTTAGTTTGAAATGATGGATAGGATGTAAAGTTAGTTTGACCTTATGGAAGTGCCTAGTATTAATGAATCTGGACAAGCTTTTGGTAAACATGTGAAAAGGACAATTGCCATATGATGACAATTTTAAATTGTGATCCATGTGAATAAGTTTAAGGGATAGAATTGAGTGGACAAGGATAAATAGATAAAGGTGaatcaagaaattaaaaaaaataaattataattattatttattttatgggATCAAATGAAGggtacaataattaaataaataataaatatttatttcaataatgGCTTAGGATAAGATAAAGTTAAAAGTGGTCAACGATATGCAAAAAAAAATAGGTGTCTACAAGAAAAAGGACACATATCACATGAATCCATGGATAAATTTAGACTCGTAAATTTAGGATGTgccaaaatgaataaaagaaaaaattgaaggtAAATAATATAGAAGATAAATGCAATGCACACACAATACTTTCACCCAAAACCCTTCTTTCTCCTTATATTAAGCTAAAGCAGAATGCATCCTAGTTCCACTTGATTTGCTTCTTTCATGTAGAAATGTGATTGGTTATAAAACCAATAACATGATGATATTATTGAATGAAGAGAGATCGAATAGATAGAACAAAGATGTGATTAAGATATGATAATGGAAGATTAGATAGAAAATTTCTACAACATAAAGCTATGTATGAAGATTTAGATTAAAAAAACTAGATAGCATGACATTATAATGAAAGAAGACATTCAAATGGGATGAAAGACCTTTAATTTATACAATTCTCAAGAGGAAAAATCAAGAGTTAGGATAGATtgatgatagatgacaaagattgAATGAGGATTAAGGCTTTCAACCAAAGTTGtaatcatgtgacaagtgtcacataAAGGATGAAAGTTAGGTTTAGAGATGGATTAAGGAAACATCTTTATATGAATGACTAAGATTAAGGGTTTAATTTGAAATGGATGGATGAGATGAAAAGTTAATTTGACTTTTGGGAAGTGTTTGGAGTTAATGAATGTGGATAAGGCTTAGTTAGACATGTGAAAAGGACCCTTGTCACATGTTAGCGattttagattatgatccatgtgaacaagttaaATGGCTAAGATTGAATAGACAAGGATTAAgagataaaggtgaattttgaaaTTAATTAGATATATAATAAGTAGTTGTTTAATTAATGGGATCAAGTGatggaaaaaataattaaataaataatacatatttatttaattaaaggtagaATATAATGAAAGAAgataatttaattaactaaataatatttttttctttaattaataACTAAGATAGGTTAAAAGGTTGGGGGCTAGCTCAATTCACCTAAAATTCTAATGGTGAAGCATGAGATCACAAGATCTAGTCTCATTCATTATTAAGAACATAAATTTGTGAAAGACGTATGTGCCAATATTTAGAAGAATGGTTGATAAATTCATAAATTATACCAAAAACATTGTTTTATTGCATATCACCTTTCTCTAAaagaaatatattatattttaaagctTTTTATACGTGTAAAACAGAACACTCCACATACACAATGAATGATAAATGGTATCTTATTTGTATAGAGATAatagttaatgaatataatatggCGCAACATTTTAAAACAAGATAAATGACGTAGTCCACAAACTTGTACGCACCTCCTCCTGCTTATAGAATAAATTTTAGATTCttttacaacaaatacaaaattaaAAGCATTTCTGGGTTAGTTCAGTCAGTTTTGATTGCTGTTTTATGTAGCTCAGATCATGGGTTTGATATCTGGTATTGATGATGGTCTATTATATACTGTACCAGAGATTATAAGGGTTCTTTCTGTAAGAGAATGGCGTCAAATCTCTGGACTAAACTCTCGTTTTTCTAAATGATAAATAAATATGAATGTTTTAAGTCGAAAATTGTGTGAGATTTTATTTTTTCCAAATCCATCATcagggaaataatttttttttaaaaaccctcAAAGATCCTCTGTGAAAGGACTCAAATTCGTGGAGCAAGCAgttaaaaataaaaactttaagATCGGATGATAAAACAAAAGAAATTTCTACTGAAACGAAATGGATTAAACGGAAGGCTGGCGGCCATTGCCCTGGTAAATTACACATAACTATAGAAAGAACAagaataataagaaaataaaagtaaGGTGAGTTGCACAGAATTGAACAAATCTGGGAAACTGATTTCAACCTGTTCTGTGTTTGCCTGCAAAGTGATTTTCCTGTAAAAACTCATAGAAGTGAAGAACAGTAAATGGTTCAGACTGGAATCAGTCTCGTCAAAGAAAGGAAATTTATGGTACAGAATGGAGAAGCAGAAATTCATTTGAGATTTACATCTTAAAATTCAGGTGTAAGAATCCCCAAGAGTGGGTTTCGATGTCTAATTGTGTAAAGGCATGTCATTTAATTCCATAAATCAGGCAAAGGAGGCCTCGCCAGAGAGAATTTCAGTGGATTTGAAAGCATTAGCAACTTCTAATACTCGCATGCGGAGCTTTAGACTATCAATCCCCTGCTCCATATTGTTCACTCTTTCTCTTAAGCTCGTTCCCTCTTCTTCCAGATAAGCAATCTGGTCATCCTGCTCATTAATACGGGTCTCAAGGACCCGAGGGCAGATTTCATACTTAGACGGGTAAATCATTTCAAAGCGGCTCAAATCCTCATCGAATCTTCGCTCAACCTTTTCGTCCCGGATTTCTATACATCTATCAAGCCTGGTTTCAAAATCACCAGTATTTTGCTGACTTTTATGGCGAATCCTCCAGAAAGCCTTCATGGAACCATAGGCGTCTACGCCGCACTGCTCGTCATCTTGCGTAATAAAGCCCCCTGAGGCAGAGCAATTTGAGATTCTACCacactttttggattttattatgtcAGATGATGTATTGCAAGGGGCACAAACAGGGCTTCCTTCTAACAAAATGGTCTTATTAGTTTCGAATAAATTACGCCGTTTCTTATTTTCAGTTCTCAAATAACCTTGGCTCTGCTTACATTGAGGTTTGTATGAAGCAAAATTCTTGTTAGAGTTCAATTTTCCGTAATTTTGCTTCATATTTTTAGATTTTCTGCTCGCAACCTTCCAGCCTGTTTGATCCCCGGACCTCTTCTGCTGGAGCTTCATCGCAACCCTATTTCACATCAATTTTTTAACAGAATAATAACGTCAGCCATAATGCCATTACACCTGAAATTTAAGCAAATAGCTCTGCAATAAGTCACAGAATATGTGCTCAATAACAATTTTCTT is part of the Cryptomeria japonica chromosome 10, Sugi_1.0, whole genome shotgun sequence genome and harbors:
- the LOC131046620 gene encoding uncharacterized protein LOC131046620 isoform X1; the encoded protein is MKGGVMAGCRQRTEVGYHVTSANDLHSYHLTSLPFLLVLSFPLLFCSSKFLIPFPQSHGIKLNPPKQKFTIFTSFQDALQNSVLLDSRIRICLLHHKLEIPARYAFHGYNWVAMKLQQKRSGDQTGWKVASRKSKNMKQNYGKLNSNKNFASYKPQCKQSQGYLRTENKKRRNLFETNKTILLEGSPVCAPCNTSSDIIKSKKCGRISNCSASGGFITQDDEQCGVDAYGSMKAFWRIRHKSQQNTGDFETRLDRCIEIRDEKVERRFDEDLSRFEMIYPSKYEICPRVLETRINEQDDQIAYLEEEGTSLRERVNNMEQGIDSLKLRMRVLEVANAFKSTEILSGEASFA
- the LOC131046620 gene encoding uncharacterized protein LOC131046620 isoform X2, whose protein sequence is MKVAMKLQQKRSGDQTGWKVASRKSKNMKQNYGKLNSNKNFASYKPQCKQSQGYLRTENKKRRNLFETNKTILLEGSPVCAPCNTSSDIIKSKKCGRISNCSASGGFITQDDEQCGVDAYGSMKAFWRIRHKSQQNTGDFETRLDRCIEIRDEKVERRFDEDLSRFEMIYPSKYEICPRVLETRINEQDDQIAYLEEEGTSLRERVNNMEQGIDSLKLRMRVLEVANAFKSTEILSGEASFA